DNA sequence from the Tissierella sp. MB52-C2 genome:
TACTGGCTCATATTTTATTGTATTTGCTACTTCTGAACTGCTTACTGAAGATATGGTTTTCTTCGATACTTTACAAGGTATATTTTCATGAACCGGTACTGGTTTTGGACTTGTTATTGTTTCTCCTGTATCCTCGTCCTCTACACTTGCATACTCCCATATAGTACATATGCCTTTGTACGTACTTTCTATGGCCTTTCTTGCTAATTCTATATGATTGTTCATATTACCATCTTAACCTTCTAAATGGATTAATCTGTGCCTTGTAATCCTTTAGTAATTGCTTAGATATATCTTTGCTTATTTTAGTTTCAAATGTTGTTGTAGTATCTCCTACCTGAATTGACTTTACATCTTTTCCTTCTTCTTCATTCCCAAAGTTTTCTATTCTATATAGTTCTATGGCCATACTTAAAACTGTAGTATTAAGTTCCACTGGAATTTCTTTGATGTTGCAATAATTTTTTATAGTATCTTCTACTTTTTCTATTGTAAATTCTAATATAAAATCTTTACTATCATCTTTCATACCTAGTAACTGTTTTAACTTCTCTAACTTTAATTGAGTCATTTTATTCACCTTCTATCAATAGGTCAACTAGCTCATCTCTCTTTAATTTAGAATATCCTTCTAATCCTTTTTCTTTTGCTAATTCTTTTAATTCATCTACTGTCATTTCTTCAATTGTTTTTTCTTCTTTTTTAATATCTTCTTCGTTCTCTTTATTGTGCCCTAATACGTGCTCCCTAAGTTTTTGTACCCTTCTTTGATACCTATCCATTTTTACATACCTCCTTAATAAAATTAAGAGAAAGGAATTAATCCTTCTCCTAATCATTCTCCAATTTGAACAAGAACTTAACTATTCTAATTTCTTTAGGTTCATACACTCTATTCCAGTTAGTATCTGTTTCTAATTCATCTAATGTTGGGAATTTACCTGCTACTGAGGACTCAGTAAACTTAATCCCTCTTGGATGAAGTATAGATATTTTTCTATTAACTAAAACATCTTCACCTGCTAGAGATAGCCCTTTTCTGACTACTTCAGTTTCAAGTATTTTAGGGTCTGAACCATTTCCCCACGCTATAGCTCCACTACCAAACAAATACATTACTCCAGCTTTAGTGACTGGATCATAGGTCATAGCATCATCTACTATTACTCTTTTATTCTTATAAGTTTTCATTACTACATTACCTTCTGAATCTCTTATAGTTTCAATTTCATCCTGTTTAACTAGATGATTCTCTACCTCAGAGTGCATCATAACACCAGTTAGTAACTCTTTAGCATCCCCCATTAATTGCTGTGCATCTAAGAATGAATGTGAGTTCAATATAGCCTTTGCACCTAATCCTGCTGTTATATCATGCACCTTTTCTTTCATTGAAGTTGATGAAAATACTCCATCTAATATAGAAATTAAAATTGATTGATAAGTTCTATTCCAGTAAGCTCCAAATCTATCTGCTATTACTTTCATAGGATCATCACCTGCTAAATGTCCTGCTAAAGCGTTCGCACCAAATGACTTAACAAATGCCAGCTTTCTAGCTATATCTTGTCCAGTCGTTAATTTACCTGGAATAGTTTCCCCATCATCATCCATTATTTCTACTTCACCAGTAAGATCATTCCAAAATGGCATATGAATAAGTACATTAGGGCCACTTGCTAGTGCATCAAACTCTGGGTCATTCTCTGCTATTCCTGATTGAATTAACTCTGATAATTCCATTGTTCTTTTAACTACATATGGAGTAAATACTTCTGGTTGTATTACATCAGCTACTTTAGTTGTAGTAGATGCGAATAATTGTAAATTCATTTTAAGACTTTTGTTCTTCATAAACTAATCTCTCCTTTTAAATTATTTAGCTGCAGCTTTTAATTTTGTTGCAAGCTCTGGATCTTCTCTTAGTATTTTGCCTTGTTCTGTTAAGTTGAAGTGCTCTTTACTGAATGGATTATTTTTATACTTTGGATCCATTGGGTCTGTTGGTAGTTTTGGATCTCCTCTTCCTCTTAGTGAATCTTCACCAAATAAATAAGACTCTTTTTCTTTAAGAGTCTTTAACTGTTCGTCTAACCCTATTAAGTTATCTCCATCTAATGAAACTCTTTCTAAATCTAACAAAGCCTTTACTGCTCTAATATTTTTAGCTTTTTCATCTTTGAGTTTTAACTCTATAGATGTTTCTTTCCTTAATGCTATAATCTTAGTTTCATATTCTTCTTTGGTTTGACTATTGAGAGTTTCTAATTCTGTAATCTTTGTTGTAAGTTCTTCATTGCCTGCTGCCTTAACCTTTAATTCTTTTAGTTGCTTATCTCTATCCTCTATTTGAGTCTTTAGCTCCTTCTTTTCTTCATTTACTTCGTTAAATCTTTCAATAGGTATAAACTTATCTTTCA
Encoded proteins:
- a CDS encoding Rho termination factor N-terminal domain-containing protein, which gives rise to MDRYQRRVQKLREHVLGHNKENEEDIKKEEKTIEEMTVDELKELAKEKGLEGYSKLKRDELVDLLIEGE
- a CDS encoding phage head-tail connector protein, whose protein sequence is MTQLKLEKLKQLLGMKDDSKDFILEFTIEKVEDTIKNYCNIKEIPVELNTTVLSMAIELYRIENFGNEEEGKDVKSIQVGDTTTTFETKISKDISKQLLKDYKAQINPFRRLRW
- a CDS encoding major capsid protein, whose protein sequence is MKNKSLKMNLQLFASTTTKVADVIQPEVFTPYVVKRTMELSELIQSGIAENDPEFDALASGPNVLIHMPFWNDLTGEVEIMDDDGETIPGKLTTGQDIARKLAFVKSFGANALAGHLAGDDPMKVIADRFGAYWNRTYQSILISILDGVFSSTSMKEKVHDITAGLGAKAILNSHSFLDAQQLMGDAKELLTGVMMHSEVENHLVKQDEIETIRDSEGNVVMKTYKNKRVIVDDAMTYDPVTKAGVMYLFGSGAIAWGNGSDPKILETEVVRKGLSLAGEDVLVNRKISILHPRGIKFTESSVAGKFPTLDELETDTNWNRVYEPKEIRIVKFLFKLEND
- a CDS encoding phage scaffolding protein, whose protein sequence is MTLEQLLEMGLDEETAKKVLKAYQDSLKDKFIPIERFNEVNEEKKELKTQIEDRDKQLKELKVKAAGNEELTTKITELETLNSQTKEEYETKIIALRKETSIELKLKDEKAKNIRAVKALLDLERVSLDGDNLIGLDEQLKTLKEKESYLFGEDSLRGRGDPKLPTDPMDPKYKNNPFSKEHFNLTEQGKILREDPELATKLKAAAK